The Campylobacter concisus genome contains a region encoding:
- a CDS encoding BON domain-containing protein, whose translation MILKFSVFAFLALFFCSCSSVLTPATAPLNVYDAYSISRDKRGIYSITRDKFIQSKLQSKILFSKGLSNIDIEIEVFYGDAYLIGLVDSKELEDKLVELAKSTDGVRKIYTYLRIKKPEYPCDSLKILANLKQNLFKDSIVEGTNVRVSIVGCDVVFSGVVDSIEQEKHAIWYAKHIDGVADVYSFIKVIK comes from the coding sequence CTGATTTTAAAATTTAGCGTTTTTGCATTTTTGGCTCTATTTTTTTGCTCTTGCTCTTCAGTACTAACCCCAGCAACCGCGCCACTAAATGTCTATGATGCGTACTCTATTTCACGCGATAAACGTGGTATTTACTCGATCACAAGAGATAAATTTATACAAAGCAAGCTACAAAGCAAAATTTTATTTTCAAAAGGGCTTAGTAATATTGATATCGAGATAGAGGTTTTTTACGGAGATGCTTATCTGATCGGACTTGTTGATAGTAAAGAGCTTGAAGATAAGCTAGTAGAACTAGCCAAAAGTACAGATGGCGTGCGAAAAATTTATACCTATCTTCGTATCAAAAAGCCAGAATATCCATGCGATAGTCTAAAAATTCTCGCAAACTTAAAGCAAAATCTTTTTAAAGATAGTATAGTTGAGGGCACAAATGTGCGTGTTAGCATAGTTGGCTGCGATGTTGTATTTAGCGGCGTAGTTGATAGCATTGAACAAGAAAAACATGCTATTTGGTATGCTAAGCACATTGACGGCGTGGCCGATGTCTACTCATTTATCAAAGTTATCAAATAA
- a CDS encoding molybdate ABC transporter permease subunit, protein MQELSWLFDPLVLSIKVILCQVALLIIFGLALAYYLAFGKVKFKAILEMIVTFPLIFPPIATGFLLLYLLGKNGIVGKALNLEIIFSFKALVLAAFIASLPLFVKPVASALGSLSKSLSEAAYSLGKDKFQTAIFVLFPCVAKSVAAAFILAISRGLGEVGITLILGGNIIGKTDTISLAIYNAVYDGKSDEALVLSLILVVLSFILFGIINLLDKSKI, encoded by the coding sequence TTGCAAGAGCTCTCTTGGCTATTTGATCCTCTGGTTTTAAGCATAAAGGTCATTTTGTGCCAAGTGGCTTTGCTTATCATTTTTGGGCTGGCTTTGGCTTATTATTTAGCTTTTGGTAAGGTCAAATTTAAAGCTATTTTAGAGATGATCGTAACTTTTCCACTCATCTTTCCACCTATTGCAACTGGATTTTTACTGCTTTATCTGCTTGGTAAAAATGGCATCGTCGGTAAGGCTTTAAATTTAGAAATTATTTTTAGTTTTAAGGCTCTTGTGTTAGCTGCTTTTATAGCCTCTTTGCCACTTTTTGTAAAGCCTGTCGCTTCTGCTCTTGGCTCACTTTCAAAAAGCCTAAGTGAAGCAGCATATAGCCTTGGGAAAGATAAATTTCAAACAGCTATTTTCGTGCTCTTTCCATGCGTTGCGAAAAGCGTAGCAGCGGCTTTTATCTTAGCGATCTCGCGTGGGCTTGGTGAGGTTGGCATAACACTAATTTTGGGTGGCAATATCATAGGCAAAACAGACACTATTTCGCTTGCCATTTATAATGCCGTATACGATGGTAAAAGCGATGAAGCACTAGTTTTAAGCCTTATTTTGGTTGTATTAAGCTTTATTTTGTTTGGGATTATAAATTTGCTTGATAAAAGTAAAATTTAA
- the modA gene encoding molybdate ABC transporter substrate-binding protein, translating into MKKFLLLMAAIFAFGNENLLVSAGGGYKKIVEAVAQNLKKDGVNIDTSFANITAIMAQAKEGKTDVIVGDEDFLKKSDLKITEYVNLGSGALVLATKKGVKIEKVEELKALSKIAMPDATKTVYGKRANEFMQKANLSGELKDKILAVAGVPQVVTYILNGEVDAGFINQTELNAHKDEFGSFILIDKSLYAPANIVAAKVEECDKKADCVKFLDELKSERSKEIYTKFGIR; encoded by the coding sequence ATGAAAAAGTTTTTACTTCTAATGGCCGCAATTTTTGCATTTGGCAATGAAAATTTGCTAGTAAGTGCTGGTGGCGGATATAAAAAGATAGTTGAGGCAGTCGCACAAAACCTCAAAAAAGATGGCGTAAATATCGACACTTCTTTTGCAAACATCACAGCTATCATGGCTCAGGCAAAAGAGGGCAAAACTGACGTGATCGTAGGCGACGAGGACTTTTTGAAAAAATCTGATCTAAAAATCACTGAATATGTAAATTTAGGCTCAGGCGCTTTGGTGCTAGCTACTAAAAAAGGTGTGAAAATTGAAAAAGTTGAAGAGCTAAAAGCGCTTTCTAAGATCGCTATGCCAGACGCAACAAAGACTGTTTATGGTAAAAGAGCGAATGAATTTATGCAAAAAGCAAATTTAAGTGGCGAACTAAAGGATAAAATTTTAGCAGTTGCCGGCGTACCACAAGTCGTTACATATATATTAAACGGTGAAGTTGATGCTGGGTTCATCAACCAGACCGAACTAAATGCGCACAAAGACGAATTTGGTAGTTTTATCTTGATAGACAAATCGCTTTACGCTCCAGCAAACATCGTAGCTGCAAAGGTTGAAGAATGCGATAAAAAGGCTGATTGCGTTAAATTTCTGGATGAGCTAAAAAGCGAGAGATCAAAAGAAATTTACACCAAATTTGGCATAAGATAA
- a CDS encoding nicotinate phosphoribosyltransferase — translation MNELELKMQGKIDRLTDNTFKLDPRIGEGYFTAKYFLKVNKIIKQNLPDQHVTMQFFQRRDDIVLCGIDEVLAVINKFAKDPNELEIYALNDGDIINANEPVLKISGKYENFGFLENVIDATLTRRSCVATNSRDVIRAANGKDVFSMADRQDDICTQPGDGYASFIGGIKKVATDAQGELTGLKGGGTMPHALIQMCGGDIVKASEIYAKTFENEKITALVDYNNDVITDALKAANALKERLGAVRVDTSKNLIDKYFEDKDTSKFDPHGVCKELIFALREALDKAGFKHVKIVVSSGFSPKIIEYFEAYNTPVDTYGVGSYLVKNDICGFTGDLVELNGKDEAKFGRKNFASDRLKRVKF, via the coding sequence ATGAACGAACTTGAGCTAAAGATGCAAGGTAAGATAGATAGGCTAACGGATAATACTTTTAAGCTAGATCCAAGGATCGGCGAGGGCTACTTTACTGCGAAATATTTTCTAAAAGTAAATAAGATAATTAAGCAAAACCTGCCAGATCAGCATGTGACAATGCAGTTCTTTCAAAGGCGCGATGATATCGTGCTTTGTGGCATTGACGAAGTTTTAGCCGTCATCAATAAATTTGCCAAAGACCCAAACGAGCTTGAAATTTACGCGCTTAATGATGGCGATATCATAAACGCAAACGAGCCAGTTTTAAAAATAAGCGGCAAGTATGAAAATTTTGGCTTTTTAGAAAATGTGATAGATGCGACGCTTACTAGAAGAAGCTGCGTAGCGACAAACTCAAGAGACGTGATAAGAGCGGCAAACGGCAAAGACGTCTTTAGCATGGCGGATAGGCAAGACGACATCTGCACGCAACCAGGCGATGGATACGCCTCGTTTATCGGTGGGATCAAAAAGGTCGCCACAGACGCTCAGGGCGAGCTTACAGGGCTAAAAGGTGGTGGCACCATGCCTCATGCGCTTATTCAAATGTGCGGTGGAGATATAGTAAAAGCCTCAGAAATTTATGCTAAAACCTTTGAAAATGAAAAGATCACGGCATTAGTTGATTATAACAACGACGTGATTACAGACGCATTAAAGGCTGCAAATGCCTTAAAAGAGAGGCTTGGCGCGGTTAGGGTTGATACTAGTAAAAATTTGATAGATAAATATTTTGAGGACAAAGACACGAGTAAATTTGACCCGCACGGTGTTTGCAAGGAGCTTATATTTGCTCTAAGAGAGGCACTTGATAAAGCTGGCTTTAAGCACGTTAAGATCGTCGTTAGCTCAGGTTTTAGTCCTAAGATTATAGAATATTTTGAAGCTTATAACACGCCGGTTGATACTTATGGCGTGGGAAGTTATCTTGTTAAAAATGACATTTGTGGCTTTACTGGCGATTTAGTCGAGCTAAACGGCAAAGATGAGGCTAAA